Proteins found in one Lepeophtheirus salmonis chromosome 9, UVic_Lsal_1.4, whole genome shotgun sequence genomic segment:
- the HtrA2 gene encoding serine protease HTRA2, mitochondrial encodes MRYFWNRILRQSQQTLSYASSSKPGFVAKTVAALGFGTALYLFPKPELLAADPIFSGSHGGGSGGSISRRERFNFIADTVKDIYPSLVFIEVQGSNRYDPRSGSNGSGFVISSDGLILTNAHVVLHPRSHLNVRLQDGRTFKGVVEAVDTDSDLATVRIPCKDCICLPLGNSSEVRPGEFVIALGSPLTLSNTVTTGVVSSVARQKSELGLVGRSVSEYIQTDAAITFGNSGGPLVNLDGEAIGINSMKVAPGISFAIPIDNAKKFLENASKRRKPMNRRRKFLGITIVGLTPHIIDELRARMEIDNSVINGILIFKLIRGSPADEAGLLPGDIIVQINGVPLSSTKEFYQILEDPDVSKLVMRIWRNKRMISLVAYPQQT; translated from the exons ATGCGATACTTTTGGAATAGGATTCTCCGTCAGAGCCAACAAACTTTATCCTATGCAAGCTCATCAAAACCCGGCTTTGTAGCAAAAACAGTCGCAGCCCTCGGATTTGGCACCGCCCTCTATTTATTTCCGAAGCCGGAGCTTTTGGCTGCAGATCCTATTTTTTCTGGAAGTCATGGGGGAGGAAGCGGCGGCTCAATTAGTCGCAGGGAGCGATTCAATTTTATAGCCGATACCGTCAAAGACATTTACCCGTCCTTAGTATTTATAGAAGTCCAGGGATCGAACCGATATGACCCCAGATCTGGCTCCAATGGCTCAGGTTTCGTAATCTCGTCTGATGGCCTTATCTTAACAAATGCTCACGTCGTCCTTCATCCCAGATCGCATCTCAATGTTCGGTTGCAGGATGGAAGAACTTTCAAAGGGGTTGTTGAGGCTGTAGATACAGACTCAGATTTGGCTACCGTCCGCATCCCTTGCAAGGATTGTATTTGTCTTCCTCTAg gcaATTCCTCTGAAGTTAGACCTGGAGAATTCGTTATTGCTTTGGGTTCACCCTTAACTCTATCAAATACTGTTACAACAGGTGTCGTCTCGTCAGTAGCTCGACAAAAATCCGAGCTTGGACTTGTAGGCCGAAGTGTTTCCGAATATATTCAAACAGATGCTGCAATTACATTTGGTAATTCAGGAGGTCCACTTGTTAACTTGGATGGTGAGGCCATAGGAATTAATTCAATGAAAGTTGCGCCAGGGATTTCTTTTGCTATCCCGATCGAtaatgcaaaaaagtttttggagaaTGCGAGTAAGAGGCGAAAGCCCATGAATCGAAGACGAAAATTTTTAGGAATTACAATTGTTGGACTAACACCTCATATCATTGATGAGCTAAGGGCTAGGATGGAGATTGATAATAGTGTTATAAatggtattttaatttttaaactaattcgAGGATCACCTGCGGATGAAGCAGGGTTACTTCCCGGGGatattattgtacaaataaatgGTGTCCCTCTTTCAAGCACAAAAGAGTTTTATCAAATTCTTGAAGATCCAGATGTTTCGAAATTAGTCATGCGTATATGGAGAAATAAGCGAATGATCTCTCTTGTGGCATATCCACAGCAAACTTAA
- the LOC121124263 gene encoding stomatin-like protein 1 — translation MAYLCVHGTHIFKLRFFILTAPVSYWILVKKMGENDRIVIFRLGKMLGVKGPGRVIVFPWMDRTKKVDVRASAFAVPPQQFITADGGIVEMGAEIQYTIVDVVTMISEVADHQEILRSLGKTLLIKTLVKKTVQQLERDKRIPAGEIQDDVNDQVRKWGIDIQAVTLSEPKILKSPDNGSSTAMGSILKGLGMKGESKYPTPEEFVRASHGLETPEGNTQIMGGGMLAPSQPQQPQFSNMSMLQMLSSGAMPQGVNHVQLGPGIVQPQGLPESISGGGMTLGYVGPDKPSSDAPMLCNWGKCLDIILQTEFGSTMEQDACGLYELEISETESGTDKYWLEINPTSKVIKTTNDSGKSPDVSVSLSSPDLSSILEGTLAPLQAYLTGRISASGDVRKLMLFDKLSKRGHKTGAMFSI, via the exons ATGGCTTATCTTTGCGTCCATGGTACTCACATTTTTAAGCTACGTTTTTTCATATTGACTGCACCAGTTTCTTACTGGATCCTTGTCAAGAAAATGGGAGAGAACGATCGCATTGTAATTTTTCGTTTGGGGAAAATGCTTGGGGTAAAAGGCCCAGGGCGAGTCATTGTATTTCCATGGATGGATCGGACAAAAAAAGTTGACGTTCGAGCATCAGCATTTGCTGTTCCACCTCAGCAATTTATAACTGCAGATGGAGGTATTGTGGAAATGGGAGCTGAGATTCAATACACCATTGTGGATGTTGTTACAATGATAAGTGAGGTTGCGGATCATCAAGAAATTTTAAGATCTCTCG GTAAAACTTTGTTGATCAAAACATTGGTGAAGAAAACAGTTCAACAATTAGAAAGAGACAAAAGAATTCCTGCAGGGGAAATCCAAGATGATGTAAATGATCAAGTTCGTAAATGGGGAATAGATATCCAGGCCGTTACACTTTCTGAACCTAAAATCCTTAAGTCTCCTGACAATGGTAGTTCTACGGCGATGGGAAGTATTTTAAAAGGTTTGGGAATGAAAGGGGAATCAAAATATCCTACTCCTGAGGAATTTGTTCGTGCTTCCCATGGGTTAGAAACGCCTGAAGGAAATACTCAAATAATGGGCGGAGGAATGCTCGCACCTTCTCAACCCCAACAAccacaattttcaaatatgagtATGCTCCAAATGTTAAGCTCTGGAGCTATGCCCCAAGGAGTTAACCATGTACAGCTAGGACCAGGCATAGTTCAACCACAAGGTCTTCCTGAAAGCATATCAGGAGGTGGCATGACATTGGGCTATGTTGGTCCTGACAAACCTAGTTCAGATGCACCCATGCTTTGCAATTGGGGGAAATGTTTAGACATCATATTACAAACAGAATTTGGATCCACTATGGAACAGGACGCGTGTGGATTATACGAATTGGAAATATCAGAAACAGAATCTGGTACAGATAAATATTGGTTGGAGATAAATCCAACCTCAAAGGTTATAAAAACAACCAACGACTCAGGAAAGAGCCCAGATGTAAGTGTTTCACTATCAAGCCCGGATTTGAGCTCCATACTTGAGGGTACATTAGCTCCACTTCAAGCATATCTCACTGGAAGGATTTCTGCATCCGGAGACGTCCGAAAGCTCATGCTGTTTGACAAACTATCCAAGCGTGGACATAAAACCGGTGCGATGTTCAGTATCTGA
- the LOC121124267 gene encoding cyclic pyranopterin monophosphate synthase: MAKALRSHHLMSFFFKNQRHLLSTSNHEPPSGLTHIDSTGKSSMVDITDKSITERKASAQAVVVVGPKVFKLLKENQLKKGDALTVSRLAGIMGAKRTSDLIPLCHPIQLAHIGIELSLDSDKTAVNIVCSATCSGKTGVEMEALSGATIAALALYDMSKSVTHKIVIQDIRLLEKTGGKRNVKSTH, from the coding sequence ATGGCAAAGGCCTTGCGTTCTCATCATTTGATgtctttcttcttcaaaaatcaaAGACATTTATTATCCACATCTAATCATGAACCTCCTTCTGGCTTGACCCATATTGATTCGACAGGGAAATCGTCCATGGTGGACATTACAGATAAGTCGATAACAGAGAGGAAGGCTTCTGCACAAGCCGTTGTTGTTGTAGGCcctaaagtttttaaattactcAAAGAGAATCAATTAAAGAAAGGAGATGCGCTCACAGTAAGTCGATTGGCAGGGATCATGGGTGCCAAGAGAACGAGTGATCTGATACCCCTTTGCCATCCGATTCAATTAGCTCATATAGGCATAGAGTTAAGTCTTGATAGTGATAAAACAGCCGTTAATATTGTTTGTAGTGCCACTTGCAGTGGTAAAACCGGAGTTGAAATGGAGGCTTTATCTGGGGCAACAATAGCTGCTTTAGCATTGTACGATATGTCAAAGTCCGTGACTCATAAGATAGTTATACAAGATATAAGACTCTTGGAGAAGACTGGAGGGAAGCGTAATGTTAAAAGTACACATTGA
- the LOC121124269 gene encoding vesicle transport protein SFT2A, giving the protein MDKLKQFLGPSRGNFVNEEDNIEAGNGDEAERGFVAQALDSSTLSWKTRLKGFVVCFAIGCFISILSTITLALNGGLIKFAVLYSIGNIISLLSTCFLMGPLKQIKNMFAPTRAFATVIMLVTLLLTLLSALAFHKKGLTILFCIIQYLAMIWYSISYIPFARDAVLKCFNGLLG; this is encoded by the exons ATGGACAAACTAAAGCAATTTTTAGGCCCTTCTCGAGGAAACTTTGTGAATGAAGAGGATAATATAGAAGCTGGGAATGGGGATGAAGCAGAGAGGGGATTTGTTGCTCAGGCCTTGGATTCCTCAACTTTATCATGGAAAACGAGGCTCAAGGGTTTTGTGGTGTGTTTTGCCATTGGATGTTTTATCTCGATTCTTAGCACAATCACGCTTGCTCTCAATGGTGGACTTATCAAATTTGCTGTACTCTATAG TATAGGTAATATCATCTCTTTACTCAGTACCTGCTTCCTCATGGGACCCCTCAAACAAATCAAAAACATGTTTGCACCCACTAGAGCATTTGCTACTGTCATAATGCTTGTAACTTTACTCCTGACACTTCTATCCGCACTAGCCTTTCACAAAAAAGGACTTACCATTCTCTTTTGTATTATTCAGTATCTTGCCATGATTTGGTACTCCATTTCCTACATTCCTTTTGCAAGAGATGCCGTCCTCAAGTGTTTCAATGGACTCCTAGGATAG
- the LOC121124261 gene encoding putative deoxyribonuclease TATDN2 isoform X1 has translation MSFWPQNAEIFHAPDDESSDLTKAFSHTSLNGNSMTLIENSPKILHSIVKISGSHDNESNPCKKAVVISNKQHFLLERKRSRIDPGILYDSHCHYDFLLDKLNLRSYKEYCYKYPKGDFGREYMGGIINNFCDPSSWGDYNGSIPLFDELMKDPRIYFTFGCHPRFASAFNDSHLAKLEKLIQTKRVVALGEIGLDFADVYGKSTSPHDVQIAVFYEQLLLAKKYNKPIVLHIRDAEQETIEVLKRANIPSNYNIHRHSMINSWEVTKKWLEEFPESMIGITNIVTKPEMKQVHELVQQLPLDRIVLETDAPYFYPYHVVKWKSTHHVSYPMLVIHVAEKIVELRKNESLNEFILAVKKNVEKVYRLSEHEEPIAGVNQIEFKSVGCQTMYPEEYVFSYFHSSDEESDLNDEEDDI, from the exons ATGTCGTTTTGGCCCCAAAATGCTGAGATTTTCCATGCTCCTGACGATGAATCGTCAGATTTGACCAAAGCATTTTCACACACTTCGTTAAATGGGAATAGCATGACTCTTATTGAAAATTCGCCCAAGATTCTACATTCTATTGTGAAAATCTCTGGAAGTCACGATAATGAGTCTAATCCTTGTAAGAAAGCGGTCGTCATCTCAAACAAACAACATTTCCTCCTTGAAAGAAAACGTTCTCGAATTGATCCTGGGATTTTGTATGACTCTCATTGTCACTACGACTTTCTTTTAGATAAGTTGAATTTGAGATCTTATAAGGAATATTGCTATAAATATCCCaag GGAGATTTTGGAAGGGAATACATGGGAggtatcataaataatttttgcgaTCCCTCGTCTTGGGGGGATTATAATGGCAGTATCCCTCTTTTTGACGAATTAATGAAAGATCCGaggatatattttacttttggaTGTCATCCCAGATTCGCTAGTGCTTTTAATGATTCTCACCTGGCTAAACTTGAGAAACTTATTCAGACTAAAAGAGTTGTGGCATTAGGAGAAATAGGACTAGACTTTGCAGATGTATATGGAAAAAGTACTTCTCCACATGATGTACAAATAGCCGTATTTTATGAACAACTTTTGTTAGCTAAGAAATATAACAAGCCCATCGTGCTGCATATCCGTGATGCTGAACAAGAAACAATTGAAGTTTTAAAAAGG GCGAACATTCCATCAAATTACAATATTCATCGACATTCTATGATAAATTCCTGGGAAGTTACGAAGAAGTGGTTGGAGGAATTTCCTGAATCAATGATTGGAATAACAAATATTGTTACAAAACCCGAAATGAAACAAGTTCATGAGTTAGTGCAACAATTACCGTTGGATCGAATCGTCTTAGAAACGGATGCTCCTTATTTTTATCCGTACCAT gTTGTTAAATGGAAGAGTACCCATCATGTTTCCTACCCTATGCTTGTCATTCACGTAGCTGAAAAAATTGTGGAGTTGAGAAAAAATGAGAGCCTCAATGAGTTTATACTTGCTGTGAAgaagaatgttgaaaaagtgTATCGTCTATCTGAACATGAAGAGCCAATAG cagGCGTTAAtcaaatagaatttaaaagtGTTGGATGTCAAACCATGTATCCTGAAGAATATGTTTTTTCGTATTTTCATTCATCGGATGAAGAATCGGATTTAAATGATGAGGAAGATGACATCTGA
- the LOC121124265 gene encoding N(G),N(G)-dimethylarginine dimethylaminohydrolase 1, whose translation MYTHAIISRVPHVFAKEKKTDLVSARDEQKSLIDAVRNLGVDVLELPPEECSSNSIYVRDLAIVLNGVALMCRPSRDSSRDVELKTIKSVLRKELDQIIVEMKSPKGLLNGSDVLFTGKEFFVGTTGSTNTEGALAVANTWPEYPCTAIKVDTPEAHLRDFICMGGPDLIMVNNNKESQCLLKRIERESIHKYSVLSLPDTPDCLYINGTLIHSSTLKINEILSTKTNFSRTPICSAHLAPSSTSTSAALSSIVILIKKSKYIQKL comes from the exons ATGTATACTCATGCCATTATATCACGTGTGCCACATGTATTTGCCAAGGAGAAAAAG ACAGACCTTGTCTCCGCTAGAGACGAACAAAAGTCTCTTATCGATGCCGTTCGAAATCTTGGAGTTGATGTCCTTGAATTGCCCCCTGAAGAATGTTCGTCCAATTCTATTTATGTAAGAGATTTAGCAATTGTACTAAATGGAGTAGCTCTCATGTGCCGTCCAAGTCGTGACTCTTCTCGTGATGTGGAG ctcaaGACAATCAAATCGGTATTACGAAAAGAGTTGGACCAAATTATTGTTGAGATGAAGTCCCCCAAGGGTCTTTTAAACGGCTCTGATGTCTTATTTACTGGGAAAGAGTTCTTTGTTGGAACCACGGGCTCTACTAATACAGAAGGTGCATTAGCAGTCGCTAATACCTGGCCGGAATATCCATGTACTGCTATCAAA gtgGATACACCGGAGGCTCACCTACGAGACTTTATATGCATGGGAGGACCAGATCTAATCATGGTGAACAATAACAAGGAATCTCAATGTCTATTAAAACGTATTGAGAGGGAATCCATTCATAAATATTCTGTCCTATCACTTCCAGATACCCCTGACTGCTTATATATTAATGGAACATTAATCCATTCCTCCACTCTTAAGATCAATGAG aTCCTCTCtactaaaacaaatttttcacGAACACCCATTTGTAGTGCGCATTTGGCACCCTCTTCCACCTCGACTTCTGCTGCGTTATCATCCATTGTAATTCTTATTAAGAAGAGTAAATATATACAGAAGCTCTGA
- the LOC121124266 gene encoding transcriptional regulator protein Pur-beta, protein MSGSETGSEEIGLQHRGGSESFHSGGRRADEGVVATRAVCIENKRFYMDVKENARGRFIKISELSPEGRRNQIVLAMPIAAHFQRVLKHMISEYAYLEPLNTERLILGELSSEVIHSDEKRYRVDLKENARGRFLKVSETFVQGKSRFQIAIPADGMAEFDEHLSDLIEEHGDLDEQTVEVAHQQAPLPSTTSSSSRAISIDNKTYTFDCRKNPHGGRYIAICEFRGIFKSNIQIPESGWDSFREVLNEYAQECQETQ, encoded by the exons ATGTCTGGGAGTGAGACGGGATCAGAGGAGATTGGTTTGCAGCACAGGGGTGGATCCGAATCCTTTCATTCCGGAGGTCGTCGCGCAGATGAAGGCGTCGTGGCAACACGTGCTGTCTGTATCGAGAACAAGAGATTTTACATGGACGTGAAGGAAAATGCTCGAGGACGCTTCATCAAAATCTCGGAACTCTCTCCCGAGGGTCGACGAAATCAAATCGTGTTGGCCATGCCCATTGCTGCACATTTTCAACGTGTTCTCAAACACATGATCTCGGAGTATGCGTATCTTGAACCACTCAACACGGAGCGACTCATTCTTGGAGAACTCTCCTCAGAAGTAATTCACTCCGATGAAAAACGCTACCGTGTGGATCTCAAA GAGAATGCACGAGGCCGCTTCCTCAAAGTATCCGAAACGTTCGTTCAGGGAAAGTCCCGTTTTCAAATTGCAATTCCTGCAGACGGAATGGCGGAGTTTGATGAGCATCTGAGTGATCTTATTGAAGAACATGGGGATCTAGATGAACAAACCGTAGAAGTGGCACATCAACAGGCCCCTCTACCCTCCACTACATCTAGTTCGAGTCGCGCAATTTCCATTGATAACAAAACCTATACCTTCGATTGTCGCAAAAATCCACATGGAGGTAGATACATTGCCATCTGCGAATTTCGAGGTATCTTCAAAAGTAACATTCAAATCCCTGAGTCTGGTTGGGATTCCTTCAGAGAAGTCTTAAATGAATATGCCCAAGAGTGTCAAGAAACTCAATAA
- the LOC121124261 gene encoding putative deoxyribonuclease TATDN2 isoform X2, whose product MSFWPQNAEIFHAPDDESSDLTKAFSHTSLNGNSMTLIENSPKILHSIVKISGSHDNESNPCKKAVVISNKQHFLLERKRSRIDPGILYDSHCHYDFLLDKLNLRSYKEYCYKYPKGDFGREYMGGIINNFCDPSSWGDYNGSIPLFDELMKDPRIYFTFGCHPRFASAFNDSHLAKLEKLIQTKRVVALGEIGLDFADVYGKSTSPHDVQIAVFYEQLLLAKKYNKPIVLHIRDAEQETIEVLKRANIPSNYNIHRHSMINSWEVTKKWLEEFPESMIGITNIVTKPEMKQVHELVQQLPLDRIVLETDAPYFYPYHVVKWKSTHHVSYPMLVIHVAEKIVELRKNESLNEFILAVKKNVEKVYRLSEHEEPIGVNQIEFKSVGCQTMYPEEYVFSYFHSSDEESDLNDEEDDI is encoded by the exons ATGTCGTTTTGGCCCCAAAATGCTGAGATTTTCCATGCTCCTGACGATGAATCGTCAGATTTGACCAAAGCATTTTCACACACTTCGTTAAATGGGAATAGCATGACTCTTATTGAAAATTCGCCCAAGATTCTACATTCTATTGTGAAAATCTCTGGAAGTCACGATAATGAGTCTAATCCTTGTAAGAAAGCGGTCGTCATCTCAAACAAACAACATTTCCTCCTTGAAAGAAAACGTTCTCGAATTGATCCTGGGATTTTGTATGACTCTCATTGTCACTACGACTTTCTTTTAGATAAGTTGAATTTGAGATCTTATAAGGAATATTGCTATAAATATCCCaag GGAGATTTTGGAAGGGAATACATGGGAggtatcataaataatttttgcgaTCCCTCGTCTTGGGGGGATTATAATGGCAGTATCCCTCTTTTTGACGAATTAATGAAAGATCCGaggatatattttacttttggaTGTCATCCCAGATTCGCTAGTGCTTTTAATGATTCTCACCTGGCTAAACTTGAGAAACTTATTCAGACTAAAAGAGTTGTGGCATTAGGAGAAATAGGACTAGACTTTGCAGATGTATATGGAAAAAGTACTTCTCCACATGATGTACAAATAGCCGTATTTTATGAACAACTTTTGTTAGCTAAGAAATATAACAAGCCCATCGTGCTGCATATCCGTGATGCTGAACAAGAAACAATTGAAGTTTTAAAAAGG GCGAACATTCCATCAAATTACAATATTCATCGACATTCTATGATAAATTCCTGGGAAGTTACGAAGAAGTGGTTGGAGGAATTTCCTGAATCAATGATTGGAATAACAAATATTGTTACAAAACCCGAAATGAAACAAGTTCATGAGTTAGTGCAACAATTACCGTTGGATCGAATCGTCTTAGAAACGGATGCTCCTTATTTTTATCCGTACCAT gTTGTTAAATGGAAGAGTACCCATCATGTTTCCTACCCTATGCTTGTCATTCACGTAGCTGAAAAAATTGTGGAGTTGAGAAAAAATGAGAGCCTCAATGAGTTTATACTTGCTGTGAAgaagaatgttgaaaaagtgTATCGTCTATCTGAACATGAAGAGCCAATAG GCGTTAAtcaaatagaatttaaaagtGTTGGATGTCAAACCATGTATCCTGAAGAATATGTTTTTTCGTATTTTCATTCATCGGATGAAGAATCGGATTTAAATGATGAGGAAGATGACATCTGA